From the genome of Gammaproteobacteria bacterium:
TACTGCAGGATCTTGGCGACGACGCCGGCGCCAACGGTACGGCCGCCTTCGCGAATCGCGAAGCGCAGGCCGTCTTCCATCGCGATCGGAGCAATCAGCTCCACCGCCATGTTCACGTTGTCGCCCGGCATCACCATTTCCGTACCTTCGGCCAGCGTGCAGTTGCCGGTCACGTCGGTCGTACGGAAGTAGAACTGCGGGCGGTAGCCGTTGAAGAACGGGGTGTGACGACCACCCTCTTCCTTCTTCAGCACGTACACCTCGGCCTCGAACTTGGTGTGCGGGTTGATGCTGCCCGGCTTGGCCAGCACCTGGCCGCGTTCGATGTCGTCTCGCTTGGTGCCGCGCAGCAGCACGCCGACATTGTCACCGGCCTGGCCCTGGTCGAGCAGCTTGCGGAACATTTCAACACCGGTGACGGTGGTCTTGACGGTCGGCTTGATGCCGACGATCTCGATTTCCTCACCGACCTTGACGATGCCGCGCTCGATACGACCGGTGGCGACGGTGCCGCGACCGGAGATCGAGAACACGTCTTCGACCGGCATCAGGAAGGCGCCGTCAATCGCGCGTTCCGGTTCCGGAATCCAGGTGTCGAGTGCTTCGATCAGCTTGTCGATCGACGGGGCGCCGATGTCGCTCTCGTCGCCTTCCAGCGCCTTGAGCGCGCTGCCGACGATGATCGGGGTGTCGTCGCCCGGGAATTCGTACTGGCTCAGCAGGTCGCGCACTTCCATTTCGACCAGTTCGAGCAGTTCGGCGTCGTCCACCATGTCGGCCTTGTTCAGGTACACGACGATGTACGGCACGCCGACCTGACGGGCCAGCAGAATGTGTTCGCGCGTCTGCGGCATGGGGCCGTCCGCCGCGGAGCACACCAGGATCGCGCCGTCCATCTGCGCGGCACCGGTGATCATGTTCTTGACGTAGTCGGCGTGTCCCGGGCAGTCGACGTGCGCGTAGTGACGCGCCGCCGATTCGTACTCGACGTGCGAGGTCGCGATCGTGATACCACGGGCCTTTTCTTCCGGCGCGTTGTCGATCTGGTCGTAGGCGCGCGTCATGCCGCCAAACTTCTTCGCCTGACACACCGTCAACGCCGCCGTCAGCGTCGTCTTTCCGTGGTCCACGTGACCGATCGTGCCGACGTTCACGTGCGGCTTCGTGCGCTCGAACTTCTCTTTTGCCATCGGGACGCTCCGTCCTTATTTTCTTAGCCAAAGAAACCACCCGCCGATGGAGTCTCATCGCGGGTCGGAAAAACCGCCGTTGTGGCGGAACTGGTTGTAGTGGACTTCGCGAGCGCCCGATTGGTTCCGGAGTCGCAGAATCTCCACTTTGTACTTCAAGCGGAAGGCCGGGCCGAACCCGAAGCCTCCAGCCCTGGTGGATCACTCCACCTCACGCTGGTGCCCAGCACAGGATTCGAACTTGCGATCGCTCGCTTCGCTCGCCATCGCCATGCGATGCACTGATTGGAGGTCACAGGTCCGAATCCTGATCTCTCCAGCCTTGGTGGAATTCATCCACCTCACACTGGTGCCCAGCACAGGATTCGAACTTGCGATTGCTCGCTCCGCTCGCCATCGCTGTGCGATGCACTGATTGGAGGTCACAGGTCCGAATCCTGATCTCTCCAGCCTTGGTGGAATTCATCCACCTCAATTCTGGTGCCCAGCACAGGATTCGAACCTGTGACCTCACCCTTACCAAGGGTGTGCTCTACCGACTGAGCTAGCTGGGCAGCTCTTGAAACGCTTGTCCTCGCCCGGTTCGACTTGGAGCGGGAGACGGGGATCGAACCCGCATCATCAGCTTGGAAGGCTGAGGTTCTACCATTGAACTACTCCCGCCTACGCCAACCGCTCTCAACCGCGAGGTTCCGACCTGTGTCGCGCACGGCGCGGAACAGGATGGTGGAGGGGGTAGGATTCGAACCTACGTAGGCATAAGCCAGCAGATTTACAGTCTGCCCTCGTTGACCGCTTGAGTACCCCTCCCCGTTCGGCTTTCGGGGTTTTCGCAACCGGCCGGGCCGAGCGAGCCGCGTATTCTCGTGACCGAGGGGCCGCCCGTCAAGGAAATTTCGATGACAAATCGAAACCAGGGCGTGCTCAGGTGCCGCGCGGCTTGGCACGCGCCGTCGGGTTCGCGGCCAAGGGGTCTTCCGGCCAGGGGTGTCTGGGGTAGCGACCACGCAGATCCTTGCGCACGTCGTGATAGGCGCCGAGCCAGAAGCCCGCGAGGTCCTGCGTGACCGCGACCGGCCGCCTTGCGGGCGACAGCAGGTGCAGGCTCACAGGTGTGCGCCCGTCATTGACCCGCGGGGTTTCGGTGCCGCCGAACATTTCCTGAAGCTTGACGGCCAGCACCGGCGAGGCCCCATCGGCGAAGTATTCGAGGCCAGGACGGGAACCGCTCGGAACCGGGATGCCGGTGGGCGCCAGTCGCAGCAAGGCCTGCTGCATCGAGTAGTCGAGCCGTGATTCCAGTATCGTCCGCAGATCCAGCCGCGCCAGATGCTCGCGCCGGCTCATGCCGGACAGATACGGCAGCAGCCAGTCGTCCAGCGAATCCAGCAGACTGGCGTCGTCGACCATCGGCCAATCCTCATCGGGGCGCCAGCGCCGCAGACTTTCCACACGCGCCTGCCATTGCCGTGAGGCCTCGGTCCAGGGCAGGCAGTCGATTCCGAGGCGGCGGATGCCCTCGACCATCGCCGCACCCATCTCATTACCAGCGGCCCCGCCGAGCGGCTTCGCGCTCAGCACGATCGCACCCAGCAATTCCCGTTCTTCGGCGACCACCGCCTGCGCTGCCACATCCCAATAAACCGCGCGGGTCCGCGCTGGCGGCAGCGCCGAACGCGCATCGACCTCGTTCAAGATCGCCGCCAGGCGAATCCGACGCGGTGGCGCCGGATCCCAGTGCGCGATGGCCAACCAGTCCGTGCGTGCCAGTGCATCGCCGGCCGGCAACCGCGCCTCGGCGCCGTCGGCACACAGGAACACCCCGTCCTGAGCCTCGCGCCGACGCGCGATGCGCTCCGGAAAGGCCTGAGCCACCGTCAGCCCCAGCCAGGCGGGATTCGGACGATCATCCGGACCCGCGCCGGCCTCGCCCTGCCGCATCAACTGGCGGACGCCGTCGCGCAGGCGGGCGCTGCCCGGCCCGTGCTGCGCTTCGCGCAAGCGCAGTTCGAGATCGACCGGGCCGGCGCCGCGGCCGTCCAGCAGTGCGGCCACCCAGGCCGCAGTCGCGCGATCCGGGCTTGCATGCAGCATATGGGCGAGGCGCGGCGCCGCCGGCACCGCCAGCAGGCGCCGGCCCTGCGGCGTGATCCGCCCGTCGGTGTCGATCGCGCCGAGTCGTTCGAGCAGTTCCCGCGCGTAATTCCAGCGCACCGCTGACGGCCCGTCCAGCCAGGGCAGACGCGCCGGATCGGACACACCCCAGGCCGCCAGCTCCAAGGCAAAGCGGCTGAGGTCGGCGCTGAGAATTTCGGGCGTATCGTGCGCGGGAAGCGCTGCGTGCTGATCGGCGCTCCACAGCCGCCAGGCCACACCGGGGCCGAGACGTCCCGCGCGGCCAGCGCGCTGCTCGGCCGAGGCGCGCGAGATCCGCAAGGTTTCGAGACGATTGGCTCCGGAGCCGAGATCGAAGCGTGCGACGCGGGCATAGCCGCCATCGACGACTGTGTTGACACCTTCCACCGTCAGGCTGGTTTGCGCGATGTTGGTGGCGAGAATGATCTTGCGCCCGCCACCGGCCGCAGGCTGCAACGCGACATCCTGCTCGGCGCTCGACAGTTCGCCGTACAGCGGGCAGATCAGGGCGTCCACGGAGGCAGCCTCCAGACGTCGGCGCGCGCGCTGGATTTCGCGCGCGCCCGGCAGAAACGCGAGCACATCGCCGCTCGATCGGTCCAGAGCCGTGCACGCCACGGCCGCCACGGATTCACCCAGATCCGCGCCGGGCGCGGTCGGTCGGTAACGCAGTTCCACCGGAAACTGCCGGCCGCCGGCCTCGACCAGCGGCGCCTCGTCCAACAGCGCGGCGACCCGCGCCGTGTCCAGCGTCGCGGACATCACCAGCACACGCAGTTCAGGATTGATTGCGGCGCGCGCATCCAGCGTCAGCGCCAAAGCCAGATCGACGTCCAGACTGCGCTCATGAAACTCGTCGAAGATCACCAGACCGACACCGGGCAGTTCCGGATCGGCCTGCAGACGCCGCGTCAGCAAGCCTTCGGTGATCACCTCGATCCGGGTTTTCGCGGATACGCGCCGCTCGAATCGAATGCGGTAGCCCACGGTGCCGCCAAGCGCTTCACCTAACAGGGCCGCCATGCGTGCGGCGCTGGCGCGCGCCGCCACGCGCCGCGGCTCCAGCATGAGGATGCGTCGGCCGCGCAGCCACGGCTCGTCGAGCAGCGCCAGCGGCAACAAGGTGGTCTTGCCGGACCCCGGTGGCGCCGCGAACACGGCACGACCCTGCCGTGCCAGCGCCTCGCGCAGCGCAGGCAAGGCCTCCAACGCGGGCAGTTGGGGCAGGCGGGGACGATGCGCCATGATGGCTTGCGGCTTCTCGGCTAAGGAATTCGAATCGAGGCGGCCATTATCGCGCAAGCGCGTCGCGGCCTATCATGTACCCATGTATGAACACGAACACCACAGCCACGACCACAGCGCTGGCGCAGCGCTGTCGACCGCGGTGTGGATCACCCTCGCCTTCGCCGCCGTCGAAGCGGTCACGGGCTGGTGGGCCGGCTCGCTGGCGCTGATCGGTGACGCCGGACACATGGTCACGGACTCGGGCAGCCTGCTGATGGCCTGGGTCGCGGCCCGCTTGGCGCGCCGTCCCGCCGACCACAATCACACCTGGGGCCACGGCCGCGCCGAAGTCGTGGCCGCGCTGCTGTCAGCGCTGACGATGCTGCTGATCGTCGGCAGCATCGTCTACCACGCGATCGAGCGTCTGCGCGAGCCGGTGGCGGTGCAGGGCCTGGCGGTGATCGGCGTCGCGGCCATTGGCCTGATGGTCAACCTCGTGGTGCTGCGCACGCTCTCGCACAGCCATCAGAACCTCAATACGCGCGGCGCCGTCCTGCACGTGATGGGCGATCTGTTCGGCTCCATCGCCGCCGTCGCAGCCGGCGTGGTGATCTGGCTGACCGGCTGGACACCGATCGACCCGATCCTGTCGCTGCTGATCTGTGTACTGATCGTGTTTGCCAGCATCGGCCTGCTGCGTGACGCGCTGCATGTGGTCATGGAGGGCGTACCGCGCCATCTGGACATCGCCGCAATCGGCAAGGCCATGGCCGAAACACCGGGTGTCATGGGGGTTCACGACCTGCACGTGTGGCAGGTCAATTCCGACCGAATCGCATTATCGGCCCACGTCGTGCTGCGCGACCTGAGAAAATGGCCACCGATCCTGGAAGCCCTGCGCGTGCGCCTGGACGAAGGCTTCGGTGTCGAACACGTCACGCTGCAGCCGGAACCGGTGGAAGAAGTCGCCTTGCCCACGCCCCGCGCCGTGGGATGGGAGCGCGTTCCGCGCTGATTCATCGAATTCGCAACAACATAGAAAAGCCATGAACCAAGTTCTCAGGGAACTCGTCGAACTGCTCGACCTCGAAGCGCTGGAGCGCAACCTGTTCCGCGGGCTGTCGCGCGATCTGGGCGGGCATAGCGTGTTCGGCGGACAGGTCATCAGCCAGGCGCTGGTCGCAGCAAGCCGCACCGTCGATACCACACGGGCGCCGCATTCGCTGCATGCCTACTTCCTCAGACCCGGCGACATGACGCATCCGATCGTCTATGAAGTGGACCGGGTACGGGATGGCCGGAGTTTCGCCACCCGACGCGTACAGGCGATCCAGCACGGCGAGGTGATCCTGTCGATGATCACCTCCTTCCACCTCGCCGAAGACGGGTTCGAGCACGCCTTCGAGATGCCCAATGTTCCGCAGCCCGACAAGCTGTCGGACGAACACGAACTGCGCGTGGCCCTGGTCAGTCAAAGCGACAGCATCCCGGAACAGTCGCGCGAGGCGTTTCTGCGCCCGATGCCGATCGAGATCCGGCACGTGCAGCCGCTGGACCCGGCCAGGATCAACGAGCCACGCGAGCCCATGCAATCGGTGTGGCTGCGTGCCGCCGGCAAACTGCCGGACGACCCGGTGCTGCATGCCTGCATCCTCGCCTACGCCTCGGACTTCCACCTGATCGGGACTGCCCTGCGGCCGTATGGCCATTTCGGCTTTTCGGGAGAGGTGCAGGTCGCCTCGCTCGATCACGCCCTGTGGTTCCACCGACCGCTGCGCATCGACGACTGGTTGCTGTACACGATGGACTCGCCGTCCGCGCATGGCTCGCGCGGCTTCGCGCGCGGCCTGTTCTACGACCGCGAGGGCCGGCTCGTGGCCAGCGCCGCGCAAGAAGGTCTGGTTCGCCGTCGCCCCCAGCAAGCCTGAACCCACCCCAAGTTTCGCGCCCGGAGCCCCATCGATGGACCGACGTACCGTGCTGAAATCGGCAATGACGCTTGCGGCCTATGGCCTGCCAGCGCCGGCCTTGCTGCTGTCCGGTCAGGCCGGCGCTCGCCCGATCGGCGAGAAGAAGCCGTTCGACTACGCCTGGCTCAAGGGCCACGCCCGCGATCTGGCAGCGCGCCCTTTCGAATCGCATGAGGACGAACTCCCGGAGTCCCTCGGCAAGCTGTCCTGGGACGACTATCAGTCGATCCGCTTCCGCCCTGAAAAATCACTGTGGAACACCGACGAAAGCGCGTTTCGCGCGCAGCTGTTCCATCTGGGGCTGTTCTTCAAGACTCCCGTGCACATGTACGAGGTGGTCGACGGCGAGGCCCAGCAGATCGGTTACGACCGCGACTATTTCGAATACGACGGTGACGCACCGCTCGGCGATCTGCCAGCCGATCTCGGCTATGCCGGCTTCCGCATCCAGTTCCACACCAACTTCAATCTCGACCTCGCCGCGTTTCTCGGCGCCAGCTATTTCCGCGCCGTCGGCGAGAAGATGCAGTACGGCATGTCCGCGCGCGGGCTCGCCATCGACACCGGCATGGACCGCCCCGAGGAATTCCCGCTGTTCTCGGCCTACTGGCTGGAACGCCCGGCGGACGGCGCCACGCACCTGCGGGTCTACGCCCTGCTGGACTCGCCGAGCACCACCGGCGCCTACGTGTTCGATCTGCATCCGGGCCGCAACATGGTCATGGACATCGACGTGGCGCTGTATCCGCGAAAACCGATCGAACGGCTCGGCATCGCACCGCTGACCAGCATGTATCAGACCGGAGAAAACGACCGGCGCATGGCCAATGACTGGCGCCCGGAAATCCATGACACCGATGGGCTCGCAATGTGGCGCGGCAATGGCGAATGGCTGTGGCGGCCGCTGGCGAATCCGCGCCATCTGCGCATCAACTCGTTTCTCGACGAGAATCCGAAAGGCTTCGGCCTGCTGCAACGCGATCGCGATTTCGCCAACTACCAGGACGACGGCGTGTTCTACGAGAAGCGTCCGAGCGTCTGGGTGCAGCCGCGCGGCGAGTGGGGCAAGGGCGCGGTGATGCTGGTGGAGATCCCGACCATCGACGAAACCTTCGACAACATCGTCGCCTTCTGGAATCCGGAAGCACCGTTTGCGCCGGGCGAGGAGCACTTGCTGTCCTATCGCCTCAACTGGGGCGAAACGCCGCCGGACGTCCCGTATGAACTGGCGACCACGCAAGCCACACGCACCGGCATCGGCGGCGTCGTCGGCCAGCCGCGCAAGTACTTCTCCTGGCGTTTCGCGATCGACTTTTCCGGCGGTGTGCTCGACATGATCGGCCCGGATGCCAAGGTCGTGCCGGTGATCACCGCCTCGCGCGGACGCATCGAGATCACTTCCGCGCGGCCGCTGCACGAGATTCGCGGCCGGCGCGCGATGTTCGATCTGGTACCGGACGATTCCATGGAGCCGATCGATCTGCGCGTCTACCTCAAGCTCGGCGATCAGCCGCTGACCGAGACCTGGGTGTATCAGTATCAGCCGCCACCCGCGGACGAGCGACACGTCCAGTAGGGCGGACGCACCACGCAGAGATTGTTTCAGCAGGTTGATTGCGCCAGCTTCCGGATTTTCGTCCTGCGGGAGTCACATTCGAGCCGGCGGTTTACCGGGGGTGCGCGACGTGGGAAGTACCGGGATCGCAGCCAGACACGTACGACGGCCGCGTCTGGCACTACACTGCGCGCATGCTCAATTTCACCAACGTCGCCTTGCGCCGCGGCCCGCGCAAGCTGCTCGACGACGTCTCACTGACGATCTATCCCGGCTGGAAGCTCGGTGTAGTCGGCAGAAACGGCACCGGAAAATCCAGCCTGTTCGCGCTGGTGCTGGGACAGCTCGCCACCGATCGCGGGGAGGTCTCGCTGCCGAAAAACATCGAGATCGCATCGGTCGCGCAGGAAACGCCGGCGCTGCCGCTGCCGGCCATCGACTATGTGCTGGATGGCGATGCCGAACTGCGCATGCTCGAACGCACTCTCGCCGAGGCGGAAGCCGGCCACGACATCAATGCCATCGCCCACTGCCACGACCGGCTCAACGCCATCGGCGGTTACGCCGCCCGCGCCCGCGCCGGCAAGCTGCTGCATGGCCTGGGCTTTTCCGGCGGCGAACAGGAACAAGCGGTCGCCGACTTCTCCGGCGGCTGGCGCATGCGCCTCAATCTGGCCCGGGCGCTGATGTGCCGCTCCGAA
Proteins encoded in this window:
- the tuf gene encoding elongation factor Tu; this translates as MAKEKFERTKPHVNVGTIGHVDHGKTTLTAALTVCQAKKFGGMTRAYDQIDNAPEEKARGITIATSHVEYESAARHYAHVDCPGHADYVKNMITGAAQMDGAILVCSAADGPMPQTREHILLARQVGVPYIVVYLNKADMVDDAELLELVEMEVRDLLSQYEFPGDDTPIIVGSALKALEGDESDIGAPSIDKLIEALDTWIPEPERAIDGAFLMPVEDVFSISGRGTVATGRIERGIVKVGEEIEIVGIKPTVKTTVTGVEMFRKLLDQGQAGDNVGVLLRGTKRDDIERGQVLAKPGSINPHTKFEAEVYVLKKEEGGRHTPFFNGYRPQFYFRTTDVTGNCTLAEGTEMVMPGDNVNMAVELIAPIAMEDGLRFAIREGGRTVGAGVVAKILQ
- the hrpB gene encoding ATP-dependent helicase HrpB, whose amino-acid sequence is MAHRPRLPQLPALEALPALREALARQGRAVFAAPPGSGKTTLLPLALLDEPWLRGRRILMLEPRRVAARASAARMAALLGEALGGTVGYRIRFERRVSAKTRIEVITEGLLTRRLQADPELPGVGLVIFDEFHERSLDVDLALALTLDARAAINPELRVLVMSATLDTARVAALLDEAPLVEAGGRQFPVELRYRPTAPGADLGESVAAVACTALDRSSGDVLAFLPGAREIQRARRRLEAASVDALICPLYGELSSAEQDVALQPAAGGGRKIILATNIAQTSLTVEGVNTVVDGGYARVARFDLGSGANRLETLRISRASAEQRAGRAGRLGPGVAWRLWSADQHAALPAHDTPEILSADLSRFALELAAWGVSDPARLPWLDGPSAVRWNYARELLERLGAIDTDGRITPQGRRLLAVPAAPRLAHMLHASPDRATAAWVAALLDGRGAGPVDLELRLREAQHGPGSARLRDGVRQLMRQGEAGAGPDDRPNPAWLGLTVAQAFPERIARRREAQDGVFLCADGAEARLPAGDALARTDWLAIAHWDPAPPRRIRLAAILNEVDARSALPPARTRAVYWDVAAQAVVAEERELLGAIVLSAKPLGGAAGNEMGAAMVEGIRRLGIDCLPWTEASRQWQARVESLRRWRPDEDWPMVDDASLLDSLDDWLLPYLSGMSRREHLARLDLRTILESRLDYSMQQALLRLAPTGIPVPSGSRPGLEYFADGASPVLAVKLQEMFGGTETPRVNDGRTPVSLHLLSPARRPVAVTQDLAGFWLGAYHDVRKDLRGRYPRHPWPEDPLAANPTARAKPRGT
- a CDS encoding cation diffusion facilitator family transporter; translated protein: MYEHEHHSHDHSAGAALSTAVWITLAFAAVEAVTGWWAGSLALIGDAGHMVTDSGSLLMAWVAARLARRPADHNHTWGHGRAEVVAALLSALTMLLIVGSIVYHAIERLREPVAVQGLAVIGVAAIGLMVNLVVLRTLSHSHQNLNTRGAVLHVMGDLFGSIAAVAAGVVIWLTGWTPIDPILSLLICVLIVFASIGLLRDALHVVMEGVPRHLDIAAIGKAMAETPGVMGVHDLHVWQVNSDRIALSAHVVLRDLRKWPPILEALRVRLDEGFGVEHVTLQPEPVEEVALPTPRAVGWERVPR
- the tesB gene encoding acyl-CoA thioesterase II, whose product is MNQVLRELVELLDLEALERNLFRGLSRDLGGHSVFGGQVISQALVAASRTVDTTRAPHSLHAYFLRPGDMTHPIVYEVDRVRDGRSFATRRVQAIQHGEVILSMITSFHLAEDGFEHAFEMPNVPQPDKLSDEHELRVALVSQSDSIPEQSREAFLRPMPIEIRHVQPLDPARINEPREPMQSVWLRAAGKLPDDPVLHACILAYASDFHLIGTALRPYGHFGFSGEVQVASLDHALWFHRPLRIDDWLLYTMDSPSAHGSRGFARGLFYDREGRLVASAAQEGLVRRRPQQA
- a CDS encoding glucan biosynthesis protein D — translated: MDRRTVLKSAMTLAAYGLPAPALLLSGQAGARPIGEKKPFDYAWLKGHARDLAARPFESHEDELPESLGKLSWDDYQSIRFRPEKSLWNTDESAFRAQLFHLGLFFKTPVHMYEVVDGEAQQIGYDRDYFEYDGDAPLGDLPADLGYAGFRIQFHTNFNLDLAAFLGASYFRAVGEKMQYGMSARGLAIDTGMDRPEEFPLFSAYWLERPADGATHLRVYALLDSPSTTGAYVFDLHPGRNMVMDIDVALYPRKPIERLGIAPLTSMYQTGENDRRMANDWRPEIHDTDGLAMWRGNGEWLWRPLANPRHLRINSFLDENPKGFGLLQRDRDFANYQDDGVFYEKRPSVWVQPRGEWGKGAVMLVEIPTIDETFDNIVAFWNPEAPFAPGEEHLLSYRLNWGETPPDVPYELATTQATRTGIGGVVGQPRKYFSWRFAIDFSGGVLDMIGPDAKVVPVITASRGRIEITSARPLHEIRGRRAMFDLVPDDSMEPIDLRVYLKLGDQPLTETWVYQYQPPPADERHVQ